The sequence below is a genomic window from Ignavibacteriales bacterium.
TTTGTAAGCCTTCGTACCGGTGCTGATATCCTGTTAGCCATAATTGTACTGATAATTATAATTATCAGAACAGCGAATGAATAAACACCAAATAGAAAAACATCTACATCTATTGTACTGAAGGTTACTTTAATTTTATTAAATGCATCCGTTACATTCAGAACATAGTTAGTTCCATTGATATTCACTCTTTTGTAAAACGAGTCATAGGAATAGTTGTCAATCGTTTCCTTAAGAAAAAATTCCCTGTAGCTCAAGTAATTCAAAAAATAATACGCATCTGAATTTATGCGGCTGTTAAACAATCCTGCCCTGTAATAACCCGGCTGGGAATTATAAAAGACAGCGGTTCCGTCAAATACAGTGTAAGATATTTTTAATTCTTTGGATACGTTCTCAAATATAGTTTGGAGGTTTCTGTCTTTGTGTTTGGTTAATTGAGTGTTGATATGATTTTCAATGTAGTTCGTTCTTTCATTCAGTTCATTAATGATCGATGTTGTTGTCCGCTCCTGGACAATTTCCCTGTTATAAAGTGCGAGAAGTCCTACCGGTATAATTGAAACAAATAAAAACGCAACAAGTAACTGATTTTTGAAACTATACCTGAACTCGCTGCGATTGGAAAAAATTATTATCAATAGCAGCAGTAATATGAATATACTTTGTGTTATAAATATTTTAAAGAAATTGAACAGGTTCCATGTAAAATGTTTTTCACGGACGGAAACAGAAATAATATTCGTACTGTTTTCATATTCAGTTTTGTAAGCATAAGTAAGATAATTTTCATCATTCATATTTAAATTAAGCCAGGCTTCATTATCCCCTGTAAAATCAGCTTTAAGTACAGGTTGTGTCTGTTCCCTTGACGGATAGATTTCACCGGAAGCTTCAACCAGTTTTGAATCTGAAAATCTGAAAATATTTAACTGCTCATAGTCTATTACTGAATTGACGAGATTTTTTTTGGATCTCAGGAATTCAGGAATATCCGCCACAGACCTTGTTCCGGTGGCATACTGAATAGAACCTGAAATGTAACCGAGCAATATTCTTCCCTCAGTTACCGGAACAATTCCATCGAACAATTTAAGATTTGTATCATCATCCGGAACATTTTCGGTTAATGTAATTCCTGAAATTTTCTGTATCGAAGTACCTTGAGGTAATTTAGTTATCGCATTCATCCCGGCAGAAAAACTTCCAAGATAATCACCGTTCCTGTCGAATAATGTTATTGCTGAAATCAGTGATTCACGCTGCATCGAGCTCTTACTCCAAATTGCAAAAGCAAGCGCATCAAAATTTGTATTCCGTTTTGGAAATGCACCAACCACATCCGGGTTAGTTGAAGCTTCGCTGAGTGATTCTTCAAGCAGAAATTTTACAAGGTTATCATCCGAACGTGTTATTTCAAATGTTGTGGTCTTTAATGATTCGCGTTCAAGTTCAAGGTTAAAATAATTAAGCAATGAGATGCTGATGATTGAACCGGCAAGCCCGGCATATACATAATTGTAAAGTGAGGTTGTATTAACAAAGCATAAATGATAGGCAAGAAGGTACAAAACAGTTATCAGCACAAACATAAGAAGCGGGGTTAGCAGCGGCTGCTTTTGAACTATTAAAAATACCTGTCCTGAAACTTGCAGGAAAATAAAAATCAGAAGGACTAATATCCCCTGCTTTAAATGCAAAGAAACTTTTATATACCGAAGCACCAGCCCTATCAATGGGCTTATCAAAAAAGCCACTGCAGTCCCAATCAACAGAATGTTGAGACTCATAAGCATTACTTCAGGGGCGGGAATTATTTCAGTACCTCTGAAGTACCGCAAAGCAGAATCGAAAACAACGCTTTTAACACTTGCAGCAAATCCGCGAATAACAAGCAGTGATAGAACTATCGATAAGAAAAGAAAAATAAATCTCAGGAATTTCTTTTTGCTTTGATATGTAAGTTCCGAAAGATAGCCTGTCAGGTATTGAAATGTTTTTATGCCGACGATCAAAAGAAGAATACTTGTTACGAATAATTCCATCGGTGATTTAACGATACCCCATCCAAATGGAGAAGAAAAGTTGGAAGGATCTACAAAAGCTCCCTCTAAAAACCTTGAAGGAAATTCAACCAAAAATAAAATTGCCCTTAATGCTGTAATGTACAGTGTAAATAATATTAATCTTATGAAGCGTGAATTTATTTTTGAAAAGTCTTTCCGGAATCCCAGACCTATGAAAATGCATGCCATCAAAGCCAGCAGAGATTGAATCTGTGAAAAAGAATTGTTGATTGAATTTACTCTGCCTGAAAGGGATGGTTTAAGAAAACTAACCAGACCGATTTTATTGAACTTGTTATTAAGAATGTCGAATGAATACTTTCTGCCGTCTTTAGATTTTTGAGTATATGGCACATAGTCAATTTCGAACTGTGTATAATATTTATCTGAAATTTCTTTTGTAAAACTGATCTCTTTGTAATACTCATTCAGGAATGAATAATGTTTTTCGAACGGAACTGAGAAAGCGACAAAGAAAATATCTGTATCGATGTGCAATGTGTCGATGACGGATAGATAGGTCTGAAGTCCTGACTCATAAAAATAAGTTTCACCAAAGGGATAGCTTAGCGGAAATAATTCCTCCTGCGGAATTGCGATAATTGAATTCCACGCAATAAGTTTAGCGTTAGGGGCAAATACTTCGACTGAATAATCTTCAAATTCTTTATTGTTTACGGTCTTGATTAATAATCCGTATGACTGATTGCCGGGCTTCAAAATACGATGAAGCTTTTTTGTTAACTGTGTTTTAACCTCAATAAGTTGATGCTCTTTCTCCTTAAAACTTTTGAAAACATCATTCTCAATTTCCTGGATGGCAATCGAAAGCTCCTTGTTCCAGTTTGTTTCTGTCTTCTCGATAAGCAATGGCGCTGTAATTCCGGAAACCAGTATCAGGACTAAAACAAAAAAGACGATAGTGAAATATTTTCTATCGCCTTTAAATCTGTTCAGGATTCTTTTTAGCATCAGTTAAATGTTATCTGTGATATTTTCCAGCGGTTGCCTGTTTTTTTAAGTGAGATATATACACGGGCTGTATCGCGTTTACCTTTCAGATCATAACTGTAAACTCCTGTAGCATAAGGTGAAGTTTCATCATTTCTGATATTATTAAACCTGAATGATGTGATCTGGTAAACCTTAAAATATTCCTCGAGTACATAATAAGCCTGGTTAGAACTGTAATAACCGCTGACTCCGTTTGATAAACTCAGGTATGTCTGCGGACTGAAATACCCTGACAGCGCGGCAACATTACTTTCAGAAATACCGGTTTGAATTTCATCAAACACAATTTGTGATTCGGATTTCTGATTATTCAATCGGTTCTTATCAACAAGACTATTCCCCTGCCCAAAAATAATTTGTGCAGGGGATGTAATTAAAAGGATTGTCAATAATATGTGAAGAGTTCTAATCATCATTATCTCTTGATTAAATTTAATCAATAATTAAGATGAAATCTATAAACAACTTTTCAAAAAACTTTTTAACACTCACTGGTTTGAACTTATTTCAGTTCTTGTTCTGTTGCTTCTTGAAAGCGGACCTCTTTCATCCGGAACTGCCTTTAGCTTAAGTTCCCTGTTGCCCTCAACTAACTGATACGCCCAGTCGAATACTATGCGGTCACCTGTTATCGCTTTTACCCTGATCTTTGCATAGTGGTTATCCCAGGTCCAGATTACGTATGTATGTCCGACTCTTGCAATTTCATCCTTTGTTGAAGACCATCCGCTTGTAGGAGCGAAAGGTATATCATAGATATCATTTGTCGGTCCCATATCCCTGATGTCAGTATCATTGTAAACATCCAGGTAAAAAGTGCCCTGGTAATTTTCAAAGAAGAAATCAGCGTCATTATCGTCAAAAGGAACAACAAGATAGTCTGAGAATGAATAACCCGAATTGTCAGGAAATCTCCTGAAGTCGAAAATTGCCTGGTTAAATCCTTCAGGTCTTGGAGTTGCGTAAACAACATCAACGCTCAGTTCACTTTCATTGCCATTATAGTCATATGCGGTTACAGCATAGTAAAGTGTCAGACCGTTACTTGCTCCGTCATCAATAAAATAATTTGAAGATGTTGAGCCGATAAGTGTGTACTTTCCGTCATACGAATAAGCGTAGTAAACGTTGTAACCGGCAAGGTCGCCTTCCCTGTTGTCATCCCAGTAAAGGTCGACGCGGTTATCGCCGTTTAATACAACAATGTTTCTTGGTTCAGCCGGTGGAGTATAATCGAAATATGAATCGTTAATATCACACGCGTTAAATAAAAACAGTGTGGTTAAGATTGACAGGTATAATATTTTGTTTTTCATGATAATCACCTTTATTTAAGTTCTGTTGGTGATTACCCAATTAAGATGCCACTAAAAAACAGCTTTAATGACTGTTAATGCAGGATTTTTCGCAGGGAATTGTATAGATGTTTATACAATATGAATTTTAAAATGAGCAGTTAAATCCAGGTGCTTTTAGCGCCTGCAATTAAAGTACACTAAACTCGCCGCCTATAAAGATCTTTCCTTTATTGATTACTGCAGCGGGTTTACCCGTCAGCAATCTCTTATGGAAAGGTGAATTTATTGAAAGCGATTTGGACTTATGAATATCCGCAGTCCAGACTTCATCAATATCTATAATACTAATGTTTGCTGTTTCACCCTCTTTAATTTGAGGGACAGGAAGATTAAGGATTTTTCTCGGATTGATTGAAAGTTTTTCAATGATCTGTTCAAGTGATAAAACTTTTTTATGGTAAAGTTCTGTGAAAGCCAATCCCACTTGTGTTTCAAGTCCAATAATTCCGTTTGGTGCGTATTCAAACTCAGCTTCTTTTTCTTCAATTGAATGTGGTGCGTGATCACTTGCTATGCAATCAATTGTGCCGTCTTTTAATCCGGCAAGAATCTCATCAACATCTGCCTGAGTTCGAAGAGGAGGATTCATCTTTGTATTAGTATCATAAGTTTTAACCGCATCATCAGTCAGTGTAAAGTGATGAGGTGTTACTTCAGCAGTTACGTTAATGCCTCTTGCCTTAGCTTCCCTTACAAGTTCAACAGACCTCTTTGTACTTATATGTGCGATGTGAACTTTACCACCTGTGTATTCAGCCATCATTATATCGCGCATCACGATCAGGTCTTCTGCAACTGAAGGAATTGGAGGTAAGCCGAGTAACGTCGAGTTTATACTTTCATTCATCGCACCGCCTGCGAGAGATTCATCTTCACAATGTTCAATTACCGGCAGATTATACATTTTAGAATATTCAAGTGCGCGTTTTAGTATTGATGCTGTTTTAATCGCAATTCCATCATCAGAAAAACCAACCGCGCCGGCTTCATACAACTCAGCCATTGGAGAAATCGTTTCTCCTTTTCTTGACATTGTAGCTGCGCCAACAGGATAAACATCAACAAGATGATTCATCGCTTTGTCTTTTATTAATGTTATCACTTCCGCGGAATCAATAGCGGGTTCTGTGTTAGGCATACAGGCGAGTCCAGTAAATCCCCCGTTTGCCGCCGCGTTGCATCCGGTTACGACAGTTTCTTCATCTTCTCTTCCGGGTTCGCGTAAGTGTACGTGCATATCGAATAATCCAGGAACCACATATTTATTCTTCAACTCAAATTCTTTTGCGCCTTCAGATTCTTTCTTTTCAAGCTTACCTATCTTTTGTATAACTCCGTCAACTATCAGAACATCAACATTTTTTTCATTCAACTTCTGATGGGGATTAAAAACATTTACATCTTTAAGAACTATCTTCATTTAAATTCCTGTTTAGTTTAAAGTACCGAGTAAATACAGGACCGCCATCCTTACAGCGACCCCGTTTGTAACTTGTTTTAAAATTATCTGGTTCATTCCGTCAGCAACTTCCGATGATATTTCAACACCGCGGTTAATTGGTCCGGGATGAAGCAGCAAAATATCTTTGCCGTTCTTATCAAGCCGCTGCTGGGTAATACCAAAATATTTTGTGTATTCCCTTATTGATGGAAAATATTCTCTCGCTTTTCGTTCAAGCTGGATGCGGAGAACATTCAACACATCATTCTCCTGTATCGCTTCATCGATGTTGTGGATAACATCCACACCGAGTTCTTCCATATATCTCGGTATCATTGTCGAAGGTCCGCACACGGAAACTTTTGCACCCATAGTTTTCAACCCGAAAATATTTGAAAGAGCAACACGGCTGTGCGCAACATCACCGACTATACAGACTTTAAGTCCGGCAAGCTTGCCTAGTTTTTCTCTTATCGAATACATATCAAGTAAAGCCTGAGTTGGGTGTTCGTGAATTCCGTCTCCCGCGTTGATTATGTTTGAATCACAGATCTTTGTAAGGAATAGCGGAGTACCTGCAGCGGCGTGTCTAACAACCACCATATCGACTTTCATCGCTTCGATATTTTTCATTGTATCTTTCAGTGTTTCACCTTTGCTTACACTGCTTGTCGAAACGCTGAAGTTTACCGCGTCGGCTGATAATCTTTTTTCAGCGAGTTCGAAAGAGATCCTTGTTCTTGTAGAGTTTTCATAAAACAGGTTCACTACAGTTTTTCCCTGCAATGTCGGAACTCTTTTAATAGGTCTTTCAAGAACTTCCCTGAACGTTGTTGCTGTATCAAGTATTAACTGGATATCTTCTTTAGGTACACCCTGCAACCCTAACAAATGCCTGCTGGATAACGACATATTCTCCTTAACTAATTTTGTTTTGCTTCAACAAGGTAGATCGCGTCTTCGCCGTCAACCTCGTTCATTTTAACTTTAATTTCTTCATTGGTTGAAGTAGGAATATTTTTTCCTACATAGTCTGCTCTTATAGGAAGTTCGCGGTGACCCCTGTCAACAAGTATAAAAAGCTGTATTGATGAAGGTCTTCCCATATCCATTATTGCGTTAAGCGCGGAACGGACTGTTCTTCCTGTGTAAAGTACATCATCGATAAGGATAATATCTTTTTCGTTGATGTCGAATGTTATGTCTGATACCGAAACTTCCGGCTGTTTTAATCTTGTCCGGAAATCATCACGGTAAAGTGTTATGTCAAGAACGCCGAGCGGCAGTTCTATCTTTTCAATCTCTTTTATTTTTTCGAAGATGCGCCTTGCAAGGAACTCGCCGCGTGTTCTCATTCCCATAAGCACAAGATTTTTTGAACCTTTATTCTTTTCAAGTATCTCGTGGGCTATTCTTGTGATGATTCTTTGCAGACCGGCTTCGTCGATTACTTTTGATTTTATGCTCATATATAAAAAATCCTCCTTGGAATAGTTCCGTGGAGGTTCCTTTTCTGTTTGTTATTTTTTTTCATCCTTATCGATCTCTCCGGATTGATTTAAAGGTTATCAAATTTTTACTGATGAAACTTAGAAGAAAAGTTGTTTAAAGTAAAGACAGGGGGTGAGAGTTTTACCACAGAGACACGGAGACACAGAGAAGTTTTTGCCGTAGATTGTTATTGATGTGCTTTAGGGTTTGAGTAAGGAAATCATTTTTAACCCGAAGACGCAGGGAATTTGTTTTCTGGGATATCTTTGACTAATTGCAGAAGTTATGTTTTATACGGTAAAATACTCAAATAATCTGGTTTAATGTTCAAATATTTTTCATATAACTTATACAGATCTGATTCTACTAAGAGAGTAGTTAGATCATTTACATTTCTCGATTGTTCGAAAGAAGCAAGTAAAGTTTGCGATTGACCTCTTGAATAATTGCAGAGATCTTTGAAATAATAATTTAAAAAGACCACGGAATTATTAAGTATTTTAACCGCTAACTCCTCATTCCATATTCTAATATCAAATGGAATTTCATTCTTATCATTTCCAAATTGAGCAAGAAGTGCCCCATTCTCAAAAATACCTCGTTCAACCTTTGGGTGTGCATAATTATTTCTAATTCTTATGAGATTTTTAAGAATGCTGTATTCGTTTCGAGATTTATCGATCAAATTTTTTTTTATAGAATACAGATAAAAATTATACTTACCGATGACATCCATTCTTTCAACTTCATTATAAACTTCTAAAGGTAGATTTAATGAACTAATACAAATATTTGCAGCACACTCAATACTTAATATTGTTGAAACTATTGACGCTCTAATTAATGATCCTTTTACAAATTGTGTTGCTTCAGAAGCAGTTTCAATGAGTTTAATTGAATCCCAAAAAAGTGTTAAGTATTTTTTATTTAATGCTGTATCTGAATTTTCCATTTTATTTCGTTTTTTTAATCATAAAGTCGCAATTATTTTTATTTAAATGTTCACCAGCACCTAACTTTTGCTATTTGATTTATTGTTTAAGATTATTGCACTGAATTATTAAAGGAACTCTGCTTATTGAATCGCTCGAACTATTTTTTTTCTATTTACAGTATTGCCTTCACATAAATTGAATAAAAACTTTGAATAAACAATTAACCTCAGGCTTTGGCCCTCTCTACTTCCCTTACAGTTAATAAGTAACCAAGAACATCTAAATAAACATACTTAATTACTCCATATTCAATGGGCACTGCATCACTTTTCAAGACATAGGTGCCAGCAATTTTATCTCTAAGAGTTTGCTTTGTAGATTCACCGGTTAACCAAATCATGTCTAAAATTAATTCCAGCGGACCAATGACTAACAGAGCGAAACGTAGTATCATTTTTAAAATGACGGTCGACTGCCATCTAAACCAACGACTTTTACTTTTAGAATAATATAAGCGAGAGTACCGGTGCCGGAAGCTTTAAGAATTGTAAGATATATAAAGACAACAACGAAACCTGTTATTATTAAATAATTATCAGGTAATTGGAACATCTCAAAAAGTAATAAAATAATTACGCCAAATATTAGAAGAGCCAGGCAATCAATTATAATAATTAGTATTCTTTTCCAAAGACCGATATGATCGTCTTTAGAATAAATTACCCCCATATTTGAGTTTTTAAGTGACCCAGTTTTATTATCAGAGTTTTCCATTTTATAGTCCCCTATCAACTAGTGCTAAGCCATAATACTGTGTTTAGATTAATTAAAAAATTCTATGTATTTAATTTTCTAAAGAACTCTATTCAAATAATCTGTCAAAACTATTTTTTTCTTTTTACGGTATTGACTGTCCGCCTTTGGCGAAACTCTTTGCTTATTAAAGAAGTTAGACGATTTTTAGTTATTACTTTTTATATCCGATATTATTATAACTTCCCTAAAACTTTCTTCATCAACTTCTTTGCATACTTCATATCTATAACCAAATCGCATTCCAGAAGGCACGGCTAAATCTCGAATAAATTCTTCACCAAAAGTTTGTGATAAATACTCACTTGCTGGATATTCAGAAATTTTACATAAACCCAGGAAATGAATATAACAGGTTTCTGTTAATGCTATTAACCGATTATCTTTGATAGCCCATAAACCATATAAATCGTTTACTGCAAAAATGAACACATCAGGATTATCTTCTACATAATCAAGTAAATGTTCTGCCACATAATCATTGCCACCATGATTTGAAGGTAGATATGAGAAACCAAGACTATCGCTTATTCTTTTAATTTCATTTTCTGGATAGGTAACAACTATCCTACCAACTTTTCTTTCAAATTCATTATATAGTAGAACTGATTGGAAATTGAAATCATTTTTGAAATTAATTAAATACTCAAAACTATCCCCACATTTGTATTCCTTGGCATTATCATTTAACCAAAACACAGGAATTGATAATAGTTTTAACTCATCAATTTTATATTTTTCACGACTAAAAGGGTATTCAAAGAACATCTCCTTCTTTTCATACTTTTCTTGTAATTCCTTTTTAGCAACTTTATTATACTCATTCATATTTAATGAGAAATACAAAGTATCTGGTTGAGAATAAAGATTAACATCCAGAATTATAAAAAATGCAAGAATTATTTTCATTTTAGTTTTTTATTGAAACGCTTAACTATTCCTGAGTCCGAATTGATTCTCAATCCGGTCGTTATTCACGAATTATTTTCTGAACTATAAACTCTTAACTATTTTTTTCTCCCGATCCGCTTTCCACATACAAGCCAAACCTGTACAACTGCCTCAAAGCACTGCCCCGGGATTTCTGGATAAACTAACTGGGGGCGACATAAATGCAATAGCAACTTAAAGCAACCCGGAACAAAGGGCAAATGGAAAATGGGAAATGGATGATGTAAGATGTATGAGGGTTGAGGAAAGGAAAGTTTTAGGCAAGAGAGAAGTGGGCGATGAGCAGTAGGCAATAGGCAGTAGGCAAATCTTTTTGAAAGTGATAACAATTTTATTTTAAATGTCTTATCAGTTGAAATCATAATCATCATAAAGCCCGGATGTTGGAGTGCTGATCAGTGTACTATAAGGCATAGGAGAAGGCAAAGGC
It includes:
- a CDS encoding HAMP domain-containing protein, yielding MLKRILNRFKGDRKYFTIVFFVLVLILVSGITAPLLIEKTETNWNKELSIAIQEIENDVFKSFKEKEHQLIEVKTQLTKKLHRILKPGNQSYGLLIKTVNNKEFEDYSVEVFAPNAKLIAWNSIIAIPQEELFPLSYPFGETYFYESGLQTYLSVIDTLHIDTDIFFVAFSVPFEKHYSFLNEYYKEISFTKEISDKYYTQFEIDYVPYTQKSKDGRKYSFDILNNKFNKIGLVSFLKPSLSGRVNSINNSFSQIQSLLALMACIFIGLGFRKDFSKINSRFIRLILFTLYITALRAILFLVEFPSRFLEGAFVDPSNFSSPFGWGIVKSPMELFVTSILLLIVGIKTFQYLTGYLSELTYQSKKKFLRFIFLFLSIVLSLLVIRGFAASVKSVVFDSALRYFRGTEIIPAPEVMLMSLNILLIGTAVAFLISPLIGLVLRYIKVSLHLKQGILVLLIFIFLQVSGQVFLIVQKQPLLTPLLMFVLITVLYLLAYHLCFVNTTSLYNYVYAGLAGSIISISLLNYFNLELERESLKTTTFEITRSDDNLVKFLLEESLSEASTNPDVVGAFPKRNTNFDALAFAIWSKSSMQRESLISAITLFDRNGDYLGSFSAGMNAITKLPQGTSIQKISGITLTENVPDDDTNLKLFDGIVPVTEGRILLGYISGSIQYATGTRSVADIPEFLRSKKNLVNSVIDYEQLNIFRFSDSKLVEASGEIYPSREQTQPVLKADFTGDNEAWLNLNMNDENYLTYAYKTEYENSTNIISVSVREKHFTWNLFNFFKIFITQSIFILLLLLIIIFSNRSEFRYSFKNQLLVAFLFVSIIPVGLLALYNREIVQERTTTSIINELNERTNYIENHINTQLTKHKDRNLQTIFENVSKELKISYTVFDGTAVFYNSQPGYYRAGLFNSRINSDAYYFLNYLSYREFFLKETIDNYSYDSFYKRVNINGTNYVLNVTDAFNKIKVTFSTIDVDVFLFGVYSFAVLIIIIISTIMANRISAPVRRLTKAAEAVANGDLSIQLEGNERGEIKELFDRFNMMTGELQKNQVELAELERENAWKEMAKQVAHEIKNPLTPMKLAVQQLMASFREKKNFDQLFEKISQTILNQIDTLNLIASEFSSFARMPSYKLEQIDIVPVINDVINLFVEERIKINFEHNFESVIIEGDKSNFRRMFINLVRNSIQANADSININLIRIEDQIIVYFKDNGTGIPESIRGKIFEQNFTTKEKGMGIGLKLIKRFLEGIGGSILLDDSDKGTTFKILLPIKNKNADANG
- a CDS encoding DUF4783 domain-containing protein, with product MIRTLHILLTILLITSPAQIIFGQGNSLVDKNRLNNQKSESQIVFDEIQTGISESNVAALSGYFSPQTYLSLSNGVSGYYSSNQAYYVLEEYFKVYQITSFRFNNIRNDETSPYATGVYSYDLKGKRDTARVYISLKKTGNRWKISQITFN
- a CDS encoding dihydroorotase; translation: MKIVLKDVNVFNPHQKLNEKNVDVLIVDGVIQKIGKLEKKESEGAKEFELKNKYVVPGLFDMHVHLREPGREDEETVVTGCNAAANGGFTGLACMPNTEPAIDSAEVITLIKDKAMNHLVDVYPVGAATMSRKGETISPMAELYEAGAVGFSDDGIAIKTASILKRALEYSKMYNLPVIEHCEDESLAGGAMNESINSTLLGLPPIPSVAEDLIVMRDIMMAEYTGGKVHIAHISTKRSVELVREAKARGINVTAEVTPHHFTLTDDAVKTYDTNTKMNPPLRTQADVDEILAGLKDGTIDCIASDHAPHSIEEKEAEFEYAPNGIIGLETQVGLAFTELYHKKVLSLEQIIEKLSINPRKILNLPVPQIKEGETANISIIDIDEVWTADIHKSKSLSINSPFHKRLLTGKPAAVINKGKIFIGGEFSVL
- a CDS encoding aspartate carbamoyltransferase catalytic subunit, whose amino-acid sequence is MSLSSRHLLGLQGVPKEDIQLILDTATTFREVLERPIKRVPTLQGKTVVNLFYENSTRTRISFELAEKRLSADAVNFSVSTSSVSKGETLKDTMKNIEAMKVDMVVVRHAAAGTPLFLTKICDSNIINAGDGIHEHPTQALLDMYSIREKLGKLAGLKVCIVGDVAHSRVALSNIFGLKTMGAKVSVCGPSTMIPRYMEELGVDVIHNIDEAIQENDVLNVLRIQLERKAREYFPSIREYTKYFGITQQRLDKNGKDILLLHPGPINRGVEISSEVADGMNQIILKQVTNGVAVRMAVLYLLGTLN
- the pyrR gene encoding bifunctional pyr operon transcriptional regulator/uracil phosphoribosyltransferase PyrR, translated to MSIKSKVIDEAGLQRIITRIAHEILEKNKGSKNLVLMGMRTRGEFLARRIFEKIKEIEKIELPLGVLDITLYRDDFRTRLKQPEVSVSDITFDINEKDIILIDDVLYTGRTVRSALNAIMDMGRPSSIQLFILVDRGHRELPIRADYVGKNIPTSTNEEIKVKMNEVDGEDAIYLVEAKQN
- a CDS encoding RDD family protein, which encodes MENSDNKTGSLKNSNMGVIYSKDDHIGLWKRILIIIIDCLALLIFGVIILLLFEMFQLPDNYLIITGFVVVFIYLTILKASGTGTLAYIILKVKVVGLDGSRPSF